The following are encoded in a window of Lacinutrix sp. WUR7 genomic DNA:
- a CDS encoding phosphoribosyltransferase, producing the protein MIFKDRIEAGTLLAAELRVYKNENALVLAIPRGGVPLGYVVAKQLHLPLEVVLSKKIGHPLHKEFAIGAVTLKSRVLSDTALEVSQSYIDEETKRIKALLAKRYQEFYGKKTPLQLKGKILIIIDDGIATGNTIISTIEMLHEEQPKKIVVAIPVSSKSALIKLKNTPFVDEVICLSTPENFRAVGQFYETFDQVDDAEVKILLNKNTVD; encoded by the coding sequence ATGATTTTTAAAGATAGAATTGAAGCTGGCACTTTATTAGCTGCAGAACTGAGAGTTTATAAAAACGAAAACGCACTAGTTTTAGCCATTCCTAGAGGAGGTGTTCCTTTAGGTTATGTCGTGGCAAAGCAATTACATTTGCCTTTGGAAGTGGTTCTTTCAAAAAAAATAGGACATCCACTTCACAAAGAATTTGCCATTGGTGCAGTCACCTTGAAAAGTCGGGTTTTAAGTGATACAGCTTTAGAAGTATCTCAGAGTTATATTGACGAAGAGACTAAAAGGATTAAAGCCTTACTTGCCAAACGTTATCAAGAGTTTTATGGTAAAAAAACACCACTTCAATTAAAAGGTAAAATATTAATTATTATAGACGATGGCATTGCTACAGGAAACACTATTATATCAACTATTGAAATGTTACACGAAGAACAACCCAAAAAAATTGTGGTAGCTATTCCAGTGTCTTCTAAAAGTGCCTTAATAAAGCTGAAAAACACGCCTTTTGTGGACGAGGTTATCTGTCTATCTACTCCTGAAAATTTTAGAGCTGTAGGTCAATTTTATGAAACCTTTGATCAGGTTGATGACGCAGAAGTTAAAATCTTGCTGAATAAGAATACAGTAGATTAA
- a CDS encoding cation-transporting P-type ATPase: protein MLAPFTLSIKIIVEKLNSNSDYGLTENEVKQRIKKYGKNDITSNKPKKKWKILIDQFNSPIIFILAIAAVLTFLFNNDLLETIAIITVVLITITIGFVMELQGIRSLEALRLMGFTECVVLREGKIKTIKSSLVVPGDIIFIEAGDVVSADARLITIDNLTVKEASLTGESRTIYKDTSSLSKETILSGRKNMVFKGTTVEQGSAKAIVIHTGSHTQLGKIQKMGSDVEEQPTLLEKKLNKLSKGLIWLTLIFAVLIIITGYLRTQDMLMIIETAVALAVAAIPEGLPVVATIALARGMLKLSKRQVIIKQMESVETLGATNIICTDKTGTLTEDKMQVHTLVVEGEILSEIRNKHSAYFSDIKQSKAFNAIMRTSILCNNVDINAEEMRGDSIEVALIQFAEKLQFNPKIIKKNNPEKIEIPFNTSSKLMATLNKNGNGYTVYVKGAFESIINHCETILKDNKAQEFENKKEWTNRVNDMASQGLRVLAFAFKNYETKPKKEDLLSHITFLGVIGFLDPAREDVKPTIKIYKEAGIKVVMMTGDHPGTAKKIAEEIGLISKNAASNSIIHGKDLHFEDQTDHTIKTKLLDASVFARVTPEQKLNLVAFYQKNKNVVGMFGDGINDIPALRKADIGIAMGIRGTQAAREAADIILKNDKFTTMELAISQGRAVFDHIRQFVVYLLSCNLAEVVSVGLAALLNLPAPLLPLQILFLNLVTDIFPALALGMGKGEADIMKRQPRKANEPIMTRKLWLSTIIYGLCITLAVVGITAYSYFVLQLAAQTINNMAFYTLVLAQLLNVFNMTKNNIPFINNEITNNPWVWAAIILSLFITISAYYISPVAKTLFLTELSIEQIGLVFVFAIGSLALAQIIKRFGGTF, encoded by the coding sequence ATGTTAGCCCCTTTCACTCTTTCCATAAAAATTATTGTAGAAAAATTGAATAGTAATTCCGATTACGGTTTAACTGAAAATGAGGTTAAGCAACGAATCAAAAAGTATGGAAAAAATGATATAACCTCTAATAAGCCCAAGAAAAAATGGAAAATACTTATAGACCAATTTAATAGTCCAATTATTTTTATTCTTGCCATAGCGGCAGTACTTACATTTCTTTTTAATAACGATTTACTAGAGACTATAGCCATAATTACAGTTGTCTTAATAACAATAACGATTGGTTTTGTAATGGAATTACAGGGTATTCGTTCTCTTGAAGCACTTCGCCTAATGGGATTTACAGAATGTGTGGTTTTACGTGAAGGAAAAATTAAAACAATAAAATCATCACTAGTAGTTCCTGGAGATATCATTTTTATCGAAGCTGGAGATGTGGTTTCAGCTGATGCACGCTTAATAACAATAGATAATTTAACTGTTAAAGAAGCTAGCTTAACAGGCGAAAGTAGAACCATATATAAGGATACAAGTTCGCTTAGTAAAGAAACCATATTATCAGGTAGGAAGAATATGGTATTTAAGGGAACAACGGTAGAGCAAGGTTCTGCAAAAGCAATCGTGATACATACTGGATCTCACACGCAACTTGGAAAAATTCAAAAAATGGGAAGCGATGTTGAAGAACAACCAACACTATTAGAAAAAAAGTTAAATAAATTAAGTAAAGGGCTTATTTGGCTCACCTTAATTTTTGCAGTTCTCATTATTATTACAGGATATTTAAGAACTCAGGATATGCTAATGATTATAGAAACAGCAGTGGCACTCGCTGTTGCAGCAATACCAGAAGGACTTCCTGTAGTAGCAACCATTGCTTTAGCAAGAGGAATGCTAAAACTCTCTAAACGTCAAGTCATTATTAAACAAATGGAATCAGTCGAAACATTGGGAGCAACAAATATTATTTGCACTGATAAAACAGGAACACTTACTGAAGATAAAATGCAAGTGCACACACTGGTTGTTGAAGGTGAAATTTTAAGCGAAATACGAAACAAACACAGTGCTTACTTTAGTGATATAAAGCAATCTAAAGCTTTTAATGCTATAATGAGGACTAGTATTTTGTGTAATAATGTTGATATAAATGCTGAAGAAATGAGAGGTGATAGCATTGAAGTTGCACTTATTCAATTTGCTGAAAAATTACAATTTAATCCAAAAATAATTAAAAAAAATAATCCTGAAAAAATAGAAATTCCTTTTAATACATCCAGTAAGTTAATGGCAACATTAAATAAAAACGGTAATGGTTATACTGTTTATGTAAAGGGAGCATTTGAGAGTATTATTAATCATTGCGAAACCATCTTAAAAGATAATAAAGCACAAGAATTTGAAAATAAAAAAGAATGGACTAATCGTGTGAATGATATGGCTTCTCAAGGTCTAAGAGTATTAGCTTTTGCATTTAAAAATTATGAAACCAAACCTAAAAAAGAAGATTTATTATCACATATAACTTTTTTAGGAGTTATTGGCTTTTTAGATCCTGCCAGAGAAGATGTAAAACCAACAATAAAAATTTATAAAGAAGCTGGTATTAAAGTTGTTATGATGACAGGAGATCATCCTGGAACTGCAAAAAAAATTGCTGAAGAAATAGGATTAATATCAAAAAATGCAGCTTCAAATAGTATTATACATGGTAAAGATTTACATTTTGAAGACCAAACCGATCATACAATAAAAACGAAACTACTTGATGCTTCGGTTTTTGCAAGAGTCACACCAGAACAAAAATTAAATCTAGTAGCATTTTATCAAAAGAATAAAAATGTTGTGGGTATGTTTGGCGATGGAATAAACGATATACCTGCATTACGAAAAGCAGATATTGGTATTGCTATGGGTATTAGGGGAACGCAAGCTGCGCGAGAGGCTGCCGATATAATTCTTAAAAATGACAAATTTACAACCATGGAGCTTGCCATTAGTCAAGGTCGTGCTGTTTTTGATCATATAAGGCAGTTTGTAGTGTATTTACTATCGTGTAATTTGGCAGAAGTGGTTTCTGTGGGTTTAGCAGCATTACTTAATTTGCCAGCTCCTTTACTGCCACTACAAATCTTATTTCTAAATCTCGTTACAGATATATTTCCTGCATTAGCTTTAGGTATGGGAAAAGGTGAAGCGGATATTATGAAACGACAACCAAGAAAAGCTAACGAACCCATTATGACGCGAAAACTTTGGTTGTCTACCATTATCTACGGACTTTGTATAACGCTTGCTGTTGTTGGTATTACAGCCTATTCTTATTTTGTATTACAACTAGCTGCCCAAACAATAAACAATATGGCTTTCTATACTTTAGTCTTGGCGCAGTTGCTTAACGTATTTAACATGACTAAAAATAATATACCTTTCATTAATAATGAAATCACGAATAATCCTTGGGTATGGGCTGCGATTATACTATCGTTATTTATTACCATCAGTGCATATTATATATCTCCTGTTGCAAAAACACTTTTCTTAACTGAGTTATCGATAGAACAAATAGGTTTGGTATTTGTTTTTGCCATAGGTTCATTGGCTTTAGCGCAGATTATAAAACGTTTTGGAGGTACATTTTAA
- the hsdR gene encoding EcoAI/FtnUII family type I restriction enzme subunit R produces MAKHISESDTRANFIDPKLSDSQWDAIHIVREYYFTDGRKLLGNKRGKRLFLDYLLKYNNTNLAIVEAKKLGDHPTKGLQQALEYAEKLKINFVYATNGKQIYEFDRRIGKGGYVDNFPTPQELYNRLFGVKNELKEQLHNIPFLLTGNFGPRYYQEIAVSKTMESIADGQKRILLTLATGTGKTFISFQIVHKLLQAKWNIEGENRRPRVLFLADRNVLADQAINTFNPYEKDVIKIDGEEVKKRNGVVPTNAFIFFAIYQAIAEREDIGGFYKEYPSDFFDLIVIDECHRGSANEEGSWRAILDHFSPAVHLGLTATPKRDDNVDTYKYFGQPIYEYSLKDGIQDGFLTPYKVKRVTTNIDEYIHTNDSKIIQGEVKKDRYELKDFNNSITVKQRIELVAQTILKEIGKMDKTIVFCANQDHALDLRDYINKHKTVTDINYCVRVTSDEGKHGRELLEAFQDNDKDIPVILTSSKMLTTGVDARNVRNIVLTAPIGSMVEFKQIIGRGTRVFDGKDFFTIIDFVGATNLFYDAAWDGEPEEPEGEGTGGEPTPKPPRKPKVNEPGEPYERKEKLIIELSNGRQLKVTDIDTRYIDENGKPLTAREFLEKLIGELPTIYKDETHLRKIWSNPDTRADLLIKLGDLGFDNEQLNDLRNMIATPDCDIFDVLSHISFNSNLMTRKQRVKFVKDEPEFFEVYKNLEAKDFLAFILNHYEEYGIEELQRDKLGDLVKLKLGTTKDAKTAFGDMKTLLGAYYKLQENIYRAG; encoded by the coding sequence ATGGCAAAACACATATCAGAGTCTGATACTAGAGCAAATTTTATAGATCCTAAACTATCTGATAGTCAATGGGATGCTATTCATATTGTTAGAGAATATTATTTTACGGATGGAAGAAAATTATTAGGAAACAAGCGAGGTAAGCGTTTGTTCCTGGATTATCTATTAAAATATAACAATACTAATTTAGCTATTGTTGAAGCCAAAAAGTTAGGAGATCATCCAACAAAAGGATTACAACAAGCATTAGAGTATGCCGAAAAATTAAAAATAAACTTTGTTTACGCTACAAATGGTAAGCAAATTTATGAGTTTGATAGAAGAATAGGAAAAGGAGGCTACGTGGATAATTTTCCAACACCTCAAGAATTATACAACAGACTTTTTGGAGTAAAAAATGAATTAAAAGAACAATTACATAATATTCCTTTTTTACTTACAGGAAACTTTGGACCACGTTATTACCAAGAAATTGCAGTAAGTAAAACAATGGAAAGTATTGCTGATGGACAAAAACGTATTCTTTTAACTTTAGCAACCGGAACTGGTAAAACCTTTATTTCTTTTCAAATAGTACATAAGTTATTGCAAGCCAAATGGAATATAGAAGGAGAAAACAGAAGACCTCGTGTGTTATTTTTAGCAGATAGAAACGTGCTGGCAGATCAAGCCATCAATACATTTAATCCTTACGAAAAGGATGTTATTAAAATTGATGGAGAAGAAGTTAAAAAACGTAATGGCGTAGTGCCAACAAATGCTTTTATCTTTTTTGCTATTTATCAAGCTATTGCAGAACGAGAAGATATTGGTGGTTTTTACAAAGAATATCCAAGTGATTTTTTCGATTTAATTGTAATTGATGAATGCCACAGAGGTTCAGCTAATGAAGAAGGATCTTGGCGAGCTATATTAGATCATTTTAGCCCAGCAGTACATTTAGGTTTAACAGCTACTCCAAAACGAGACGATAACGTAGATACCTACAAATATTTCGGCCAACCTATTTATGAGTATTCTCTAAAAGATGGGATTCAGGATGGGTTTTTAACACCATATAAAGTAAAACGCGTTACAACCAATATAGACGAATACATTCATACCAACGATAGCAAAATTATTCAAGGTGAAGTAAAAAAAGATCGTTACGAACTTAAAGATTTTAATAATAGCATTACTGTAAAACAACGTATTGAGTTGGTTGCGCAAACTATTTTGAAAGAGATTGGCAAAATGGATAAGACCATTGTGTTTTGTGCTAACCAAGATCACGCTCTCGATTTAAGAGATTACATAAACAAGCACAAAACAGTTACAGATATTAATTACTGTGTACGTGTAACTAGTGACGAAGGAAAACATGGTAGAGAATTACTAGAAGCTTTTCAGGATAATGATAAAGATATTCCTGTGATTTTAACCTCTTCAAAGATGCTAACCACTGGAGTTGATGCAAGAAATGTGCGCAATATTGTATTAACCGCACCCATTGGATCTATGGTTGAGTTTAAACAAATTATTGGTCGTGGTACGCGTGTGTTTGATGGTAAAGATTTTTTTACTATTATAGATTTTGTAGGAGCTACCAACTTGTTTTACGATGCAGCTTGGGATGGCGAACCTGAAGAGCCAGAAGGCGAAGGAACAGGAGGAGAACCAACACCAAAACCTCCACGTAAACCAAAAGTTAATGAACCAGGAGAACCTTACGAACGAAAAGAAAAATTAATTATAGAACTCTCTAATGGAAGACAATTAAAAGTTACAGATATTGATACACGTTATATAGACGAAAATGGAAAACCATTAACGGCTCGTGAGTTTTTAGAAAAGCTAATTGGGGAGTTGCCTACTATTTATAAAGACGAAACGCATTTGCGTAAAATATGGTCTAATCCAGATACACGAGCAGATTTATTAATAAAACTAGGCGATTTAGGTTTCGATAACGAACAATTAAACGACCTAAGAAATATGATAGCCACACCAGACTGTGATATTTTTGATGTACTCTCTCACATATCTTTCAATTCTAATTTAATGACACGTAAACAGCGTGTAAAATTTGTGAAAGATGAACCAGAATTTTTTGAGGTCTATAAAAACTTGGAAGCTAAAGACTTTTTAGCCTTTATATTAAATCATTATGAAGAGTATGGTATTGAAGAATTACAACGTGATAAATTAGGGGATTTGGTAAAACTAAAATTAGGCACTACTAAAGATGCTAAAACTGCTTTCGGAGATATGAAAACACTTTTAGGAGCTTATTACAAATTGCAAGAAAATATTTATAGAGCTGGATAA
- a CDS encoding Hsp20/alpha crystallin family protein gives MSLVKFKRTPLENLIPADLFDTNNFFENRLWNKKLDEPALNIKETDNAFEVELAAPGFAKKDFDVTIDNGCLNISAESSNTKEEKDDDYTRKEFSYNSFEKRLQLPDSVKEEDVKAKYKDGVLSFNLAKTEASKNHKPKKIEIA, from the coding sequence ATGTCACTAGTAAAATTTAAAAGAACCCCTTTAGAAAATCTTATTCCAGCAGATTTATTTGATACCAATAATTTCTTTGAAAATCGTTTGTGGAATAAGAAACTCGATGAACCTGCATTGAATATTAAGGAGACAGATAATGCCTTTGAAGTGGAATTAGCTGCGCCTGGTTTTGCAAAGAAAGATTTTGATGTAACCATTGATAATGGCTGCTTAAATATTTCAGCGGAAAGCTCCAACACGAAAGAAGAAAAAGACGACGACTATACGCGTAAAGAGTTTAGTTACAATTCTTTTGAAAAAAGACTACAACTTCCAGATTCTGTAAAAGAAGAAGACGTAAAAGCGAAATACAAAGACGGTGTTCTTAGCTTTAATCTAGCTAAAACAGAAGCATCTAAAAATCATAAGCCGAAGAAAATAGAGATTGCTTAA
- a CDS encoding class I SAM-dependent DNA methyltransferase, giving the protein MSIQNNIDRITDILRRDDGISGAMHYTEQISWILFLKFLNDYEDNKADEAFLEGTDYTHVLRKDLRWQQWACPKDENNKLDVKRALTGDDLIDFVNNTLFPYLKAFKSTTNDPKSLTYKIGAIFEYLDNRIASGHTLREVLDIIDALDFQSSDELFELSQVYENLLKSMGTDGGNSGEFYTPRAIIKAMVETTDIKVGDTIYDGAVGSGGFLVEAFDFLTQDGKKEKLSAKDWETIQNDTFFGQEKTSLGYVMGMMNMILHGIESPNVFKGNTLTQNIRDYQEKDRHDVILANPPFGGKEKKQIQQNFPVESNATEILFMQHFMKMLKLEGRASIVVPEGVLFQTNNAFTKVKQTLLENYNVHTIVSLPSGVFLPYSGVKTNIIYFDRKGATNNIWYYDVTPPHTLTKNKPISYEHIKEFVHLFHNPKERNATNAKTGKDCHNWTVNVADIKDYDLSAKNPHKVVEVIHQSPKDLLTAIKQNDSQINTLMNQIESLING; this is encoded by the coding sequence ATGAGCATACAAAACAACATAGACAGAATTACAGACATCCTTAGACGCGACGATGGTATTTCTGGTGCAATGCACTACACAGAGCAAATATCATGGATTCTGTTTCTTAAATTCTTAAACGATTACGAAGACAATAAAGCAGACGAAGCCTTTTTAGAAGGCACAGACTACACACATGTTTTACGTAAAGATTTACGCTGGCAACAATGGGCATGTCCAAAAGATGAAAACAACAAACTCGATGTAAAACGTGCCTTAACAGGTGACGATTTAATAGACTTTGTAAACAACACACTATTTCCATATTTAAAAGCCTTTAAAAGCACTACCAACGATCCTAAAAGTTTAACTTACAAAATAGGTGCAATCTTTGAATATTTAGACAATAGAATTGCGAGCGGACATACATTACGTGAGGTTTTAGATATTATAGATGCTTTAGATTTTCAGAGTAGCGATGAACTTTTTGAGCTTTCTCAAGTATATGAAAACCTATTAAAAAGTATGGGAACTGATGGAGGAAACTCGGGTGAATTTTACACACCAAGAGCCATTATAAAAGCCATGGTAGAAACTACCGATATTAAAGTAGGTGATACCATATATGATGGTGCAGTTGGTTCTGGTGGTTTTTTAGTGGAAGCGTTCGATTTTTTAACCCAAGATGGTAAAAAAGAAAAACTATCTGCTAAAGATTGGGAAACCATACAAAACGATACTTTTTTCGGGCAAGAAAAAACAAGTTTGGGGTATGTAATGGGCATGATGAACATGATTCTACATGGAATAGAAAGCCCGAATGTTTTTAAAGGCAATACGCTAACCCAAAACATACGCGATTACCAAGAAAAAGATAGACACGATGTTATTTTAGCAAACCCACCATTTGGAGGTAAGGAAAAAAAGCAAATACAACAAAACTTTCCTGTAGAAAGTAACGCAACAGAAATCTTGTTTATGCAGCATTTTATGAAAATGCTAAAACTAGAAGGAAGAGCTTCTATTGTAGTACCAGAAGGTGTTTTGTTTCAAACTAACAATGCGTTTACCAAAGTAAAACAAACCTTGTTAGAAAACTATAATGTACATACTATTGTTAGTTTGCCTAGTGGTGTGTTTTTACCTTATAGTGGTGTAAAAACCAATATTATTTATTTTGACAGAAAAGGTGCTACCAACAATATTTGGTATTATGATGTTACTCCACCTCATACGCTAACTAAAAACAAACCAATTTCTTACGAACACATAAAAGAGTTTGTACACTTATTTCATAACCCAAAAGAAAGAAATGCTACCAATGCTAAAACAGGTAAAGACTGCCATAATTGGACAGTTAATGTAGCCGACATAAAAGACTACGACCTTAGCGCAAAAAACCCGCACAAAGTAGTTGAAGTAATACACCAAAGCCCAAAAGATCTTTTAACTGCCATTAAGCAAAACGATAGCCAAATAAATACATTAATGAACCAAATTGAAAGCTTGATTAATGGATAA
- a CDS encoding erythromycin esterase family protein, translated as MKDINITEQLKDKGISNTLLLKAFHDIPKAFFLSETLHPYYYENLSVGKSSEKTEPRVIVIARMLEQLEIKKEENILIIGVDSVYILAVLAKIYKNVYAVETTETYANWALEVLKTIDITNVHIKIGSLEKGWKENAPFNAILSASEFDKTPKLLKEQLKVGSKLLAPIGPDWAHIILETIERISETEFVTKALRDNYFIPKPKILPQIGAETYPENEIIDEIGISSIPFKTIKKFPIDGLLERIGDAKVVLLGESSHGTSEFYATRQEITKALIEKKGFNLVCAEADWSDAEQINNYVQNEYTSKNWMPFKRFPEWMWKNTDVLNFVEWLKKYNTKHNNTIGFYGLDLYGLENSIDLVINYLQDVDPDLAALAKLRYSCIMPYMLNPAVYGQLVKNDKLKSCEKEVLKMLFDLLKNKNKLNHSKAYFYAYQNATVVVDAERYYKAMYYGNAESWNLRDFHMFYTLKSLLSYSGKDSKAIVWAHNSHIGNALATEMYSRGEINIGHLCKENFGDKCYNIGFGTHTGTVAASKNWGEPMEIMSINNSLEDSYENLCHRTNVPNFTLPLREEHVEKKLRDFLSTPRLERAIGVIYRPETERMSHYFKAALPSQFDEYIWFNKTKAITPIATQTERTKLIDFHPFGQMDR; from the coding sequence ATGAAGGATATTAATATTACAGAACAATTAAAGGATAAGGGCATAAGCAATACATTACTTTTAAAAGCATTTCATGATATTCCTAAAGCTTTTTTTTTATCAGAAACGTTGCATCCCTATTATTACGAAAATTTAAGCGTTGGGAAATCCAGCGAAAAAACAGAACCAAGAGTTATTGTAATTGCCAGAATGTTAGAGCAATTGGAAATAAAAAAAGAAGAAAACATCCTTATTATTGGTGTAGATTCTGTTTATATTTTGGCAGTCCTTGCTAAAATTTATAAAAATGTTTATGCTGTTGAAACAACCGAAACTTATGCAAATTGGGCATTAGAAGTATTAAAAACAATTGATATTACCAATGTGCATATAAAAATAGGTTCTCTTGAAAAAGGATGGAAAGAGAACGCACCATTTAATGCTATTTTAAGTGCTTCAGAATTTGACAAAACTCCAAAATTACTAAAGGAACAATTAAAAGTTGGATCTAAATTATTGGCACCAATTGGTCCAGATTGGGCACATATTATATTAGAAACTATAGAACGGATTTCTGAAACCGAATTTGTTACAAAAGCATTAAGAGATAATTATTTTATTCCGAAGCCAAAAATACTTCCTCAAATAGGTGCTGAAACCTATCCAGAAAATGAAATTATAGATGAAATAGGCATCAGTTCCATTCCTTTTAAAACTATTAAAAAGTTTCCAATAGATGGGTTATTAGAGAGAATTGGTGATGCTAAAGTTGTGTTATTAGGTGAATCTTCTCACGGAACTTCAGAGTTTTATGCAACCAGACAAGAAATCACAAAAGCACTTATAGAAAAAAAAGGGTTTAATCTTGTTTGCGCAGAAGCAGATTGGTCTGATGCTGAACAAATTAATAATTATGTACAAAACGAATATACATCAAAAAATTGGATGCCTTTTAAGCGCTTTCCAGAATGGATGTGGAAAAATACAGATGTACTCAATTTTGTAGAATGGCTTAAAAAATATAATACCAAACATAATAATACCATCGGGTTTTATGGCTTGGATTTATATGGATTAGAGAATTCTATTGATTTAGTAATTAACTATCTACAGGATGTTGACCCTGACTTGGCAGCACTTGCAAAATTACGTTACTCATGCATTATGCCATATATGTTAAACCCAGCAGTATATGGACAACTAGTAAAAAATGATAAATTAAAGAGTTGTGAGAAGGAAGTTTTAAAAATGTTGTTTGATTTATTAAAAAACAAAAATAAACTGAACCATTCTAAAGCCTATTTTTACGCCTACCAAAATGCTACAGTTGTAGTGGATGCAGAACGCTATTATAAAGCCATGTACTATGGTAATGCAGAATCTTGGAACTTACGGGATTTTCATATGTTTTATACATTAAAGTCATTATTATCTTATTCTGGCAAAGATTCTAAAGCCATAGTTTGGGCGCATAATTCTCATATTGGTAATGCCTTGGCAACAGAAATGTATTCTAGAGGTGAAATAAATATTGGGCATTTATGTAAAGAAAATTTTGGTGACAAATGTTATAATATTGGTTTTGGAACACATACAGGAACTGTAGCAGCCTCCAAAAATTGGGGAGAACCTATGGAAATTATGAGTATAAATAATTCTCTGGAAGATAGCTATGAAAACCTTTGTCATAGAACAAATGTACCTAACTTTACATTGCCTTTACGCGAAGAACATGTTGAAAAAAAATTAAGAGATTTTTTAAGCACACCAAGACTTGAGCGCGCTATTGGCGTTATTTATAGACCAGAAACAGAACGAATGAGTCATTATTTTAAAGCTGCTTTACCTTCGCAATTTGACGAGTATATTTGGTTTAATAAAACAAAAGCCATTACACCAATAGCAACTCAAACAGAAAGGACTAAGCTTATAGATTTTCACCCTTTTGGGCAAATGGATAGATAG
- a CDS encoding PD-(D/E)XK nuclease family protein encodes MKQIIKHSDLEMFLKDLRIISNKHKNEKSKHDFNIFRIIRAGHEEVSLHSQFLFELLSPLGTHNKKNAFLELFINQLNIKFNLDNIEVHCEKDNIDLLIQNSSQAIIIENKIYAGDQPKQLSRYYKIVSNSRIKDIYIVYLSLDGKPPSFQSIENLPLEIIENKLYSKSYKKFINPWLSLCLKECATQPVIRETIVQYQQLLNHLTMSNEVKERKELLNLLGHADYMKQAQFLADNWIHMKWHTEMDFWNELFTQIPNELKPYPIVEEFLFNDKFLNGVIHSSRNKDFEYGLMLKLFNFKDEEICFMIERGEDRLDYGLLINYLNLDKKKWEIKKTDFSDFLKKNISNDFFGDKDSPWIHWKFPKQNIDFETFNNETTLALANPEKRKQIVSNLWKEVTGYINTILKWEGIRELKEN; translated from the coding sequence ATGAAGCAAATAATAAAACATAGTGACCTAGAGATGTTTCTTAAAGATCTAAGAATTATTTCAAACAAACATAAAAATGAAAAGTCTAAGCATGATTTCAATATTTTTAGAATTATTCGTGCAGGACATGAAGAGGTAAGCTTACATTCTCAATTTTTATTTGAATTATTATCTCCATTAGGAACTCATAATAAAAAAAATGCGTTTTTAGAGTTATTTATAAATCAACTAAACATTAAATTTAATCTAGATAATATAGAGGTACATTGTGAAAAGGATAATATTGATTTGCTAATCCAAAATTCATCGCAAGCAATTATTATTGAAAATAAAATCTACGCTGGAGACCAACCAAAACAATTATCTAGGTATTATAAAATAGTTTCTAATAGTAGGATAAAAGATATTTATATAGTTTATTTAAGTCTCGATGGTAAACCACCATCATTTCAAAGTATTGAGAACTTACCATTAGAAATTATTGAAAATAAGCTTTATAGTAAATCATATAAGAAATTTATAAATCCATGGTTGTCTTTATGTTTAAAAGAATGTGCCACACAACCTGTAATCAGGGAAACCATTGTGCAATACCAACAACTATTAAATCATCTTACTATGAGTAATGAGGTAAAAGAACGTAAAGAATTATTAAATCTTTTAGGTCATGCTGATTATATGAAGCAAGCACAATTTTTGGCAGATAATTGGATACATATGAAATGGCATACAGAAATGGATTTTTGGAACGAGTTATTTACTCAAATTCCAAATGAATTAAAACCTTATCCTATCGTTGAAGAATTTTTATTTAATGATAAATTTCTAAATGGTGTAATTCATTCTAGTAGAAACAAAGATTTTGAATATGGTTTAATGTTAAAACTTTTTAATTTTAAAGATGAAGAGATTTGTTTTATGATTGAACGAGGAGAAGATCGTTTAGATTATGGTTTACTCATTAACTATTTGAACTTAGACAAAAAGAAATGGGAAATTAAAAAAACAGATTTTTCAGATTTTTTAAAAAAGAATATTTCTAATGACTTTTTCGGTGATAAAGATTCACCTTGGATTCATTGGAAATTCCCTAAACAAAATATCGATTTTGAAACATTTAATAATGAAACAACATTGGCATTAGCCAATCCTGAAAAAAGAAAACAAATTGTAAGTAACCTATGGAAAGAAGTCACTGGATACATAAATACAATTTTAAAATGGGAAGGTATCCGAGAATTGAAAGAAAACTAA